A single Pseudochaenichthys georgianus chromosome 10, fPseGeo1.2, whole genome shotgun sequence DNA region contains:
- the LOC117454348 gene encoding zinc finger protein 583-like, whose product METEADGDDCRGPEPARNSDPESSLQPKTEDDTGDSSEDTDDSSEPDTEDSADWKETREPASGSNSLKNRQESVSDPRHSAEKKPFSCSVCKKAFRYRRDLNRHMRIHTGEKPFRCSVCERTFSRSENVKKHMRVHTGEKSFKCSVCEKAFSQSGSLKKHMIFHTGEKPFKCSVCKKAFSQRESLKVHMRVHTGEKPFKCSICKKAFSVNINLKTHMRIHTGEKAHICSVCKKAFSQSGSLKEHMTVHTGEKVHICSVCKKAFSQSGSLKKHMRVHTGEKAYSCSVCKKAFSQSGSLNTHMRIHTGEKPHSCSVCNKAFSRSETLKEHMRVHTGEKVHSCSVCKKAFSRRENLKEHMRVHTGEKAHSCSVCEKAFSHSGNLKTHMRVHTGEEIYSCNVCDKRFKWRSHFQRHKCVGRQSSQLNEIQTEDNGEAESPISSSAEHMETEADGEDYE is encoded by the coding sequence atggaaacagaagctgatggagatgactgtcgaggaccagaaccagccaggaactcagatccagagagtagtttacaaccaaagactgaggacgacactggagactcttctgaagacactgatgactcttctgaacctgacactgaagacagtgctgattggaaggagaccagagaacctgcctcaggctcaaactcactgaaaaatagacaagaatctgtcagtgatccCCGAcatagtgctgaaaagaaaccattcagctgctcagtctgtaagaaagcttttagatataGAAGAGATTTAAAtcgacacatgagaatccacacaggagagaaaccctttCGCTGCTCAGTTTGTGAGAGAACTTTTTCACGGAGTGAAAATGTtaagaaacacatgagagtccacacaggagagaaatcattcaaatgctcagtttgtgagaaagctttttcacagagtggaagtttaaagaaacacatgatattccacacaggagagaaaccattcaaatgctcagtctgtaagaaagctttttcacagcgTGAAAGTTTAAAggtacacatgagagtccacacaggagagaaaccattcaaatgctcaatctgtaagaaagctttttcagtgAATATcaatttaaagacacacatgagaatccacacaggagagaaagcacacatctgctcagtctgtaagaaagctttttcacagagtggaagtttaaaggaacacatgacagtccacacaggagagaaagtacacatctgctcagtctgtaagaaagctttttcacagagtggaagtttaaagaaacacatgagagtccacacaggagagaaagcatacagctgctcagtctgtaagaaagctttttcacagagtggaagtttaaatacacacatgagaatccacacaggagagaaaccacacagctgctcagtctgtaacaaagctttttcacggagtgaaactttaaaggaacacatgagagtccacacaggagagaaagtacacagctgctcagtctgtaagaaagctttttcacggagggaaaatttaaaggaacacatgagagtccacacaggagagaaagcacacagctgctcagtttgtgagaaagctttttcacacagtggaaatttaaagacacacatgagagtccacacaggagaggaaatatacagctgcaatgtttgtgacaaaagatttaaatggcGTAGTCATTTCCAAAGGcacaagtgtgttggtcgtcagtcctcacagcttaATGAAATTCAAACTGAGGATAACGGAGAGGCAGAGTCTCCaatcagcagctcagctgaacacatggaaacagaagctgatggagaggactaTGAATAA